From the Gramella sp. Hel_I_59 genome, one window contains:
- a CDS encoding PglZ domain-containing protein: MMTIKILWVDDEIDLLKPHILFLQKKNYEVQTCKSGTEALELIEEENFDIIFLDENMPGLTGLETLAEIKERRETVPVVMITKSEEEYIMEEAIGSKIADYLIKPVNPNQILLSLKKNLDHSRLISEKTTSNYQQEFRKIAMELSQVNSYEEWVSLYQKLIYWEIQLEEIEDSGMFEILESQKQEANNQFFKFISKNYEDWFQQGGEPPVMSHTLFKKKILPEIKPGEPTLLVVVDNLRYDQWKSLEPIITTHYKKEKEDAYFSILPTATQYARNAIFSGMMPSEMEKLFPEYWKNDTEEGGKNLHESDFLREQLKRLGKDLRYEYHKITSLKAGRKLADNFKSQKSNDLTVVVYNFVDMLSHSKTEMEVIKELASNDKSYRSLTQSWFKNSPLLDIIQKAQQQGFKLIITTDHGTINVKNPSKVIGDKNTSLNLRYKTGRSLTYEKKEVFAIENPKSVHLPTINMSSSYIFAKEDLFFAYPNNFNHYVSYYRNTYQHGGISLEEVVIPFVVLNPK, encoded by the coding sequence ATTATGACGATAAAGATATTATGGGTCGACGATGAAATTGACCTGCTAAAACCACATATATTATTTCTTCAGAAGAAAAACTACGAGGTTCAAACCTGTAAAAGTGGAACTGAAGCGCTTGAACTCATCGAAGAAGAAAATTTTGACATCATATTCCTGGACGAAAATATGCCGGGACTTACTGGTCTGGAAACCCTTGCTGAAATTAAAGAGCGTCGGGAAACTGTTCCGGTGGTCATGATCACAAAAAGCGAGGAAGAGTATATCATGGAAGAAGCGATTGGTTCTAAGATCGCCGATTACCTTATTAAACCAGTGAATCCTAACCAGATATTATTGAGTCTTAAGAAAAACTTGGATCACTCCCGACTCATCTCTGAAAAGACAACTTCCAACTACCAGCAGGAGTTTCGGAAAATTGCTATGGAATTGTCTCAGGTGAATTCCTACGAAGAATGGGTATCCTTATATCAGAAATTGATCTACTGGGAAATCCAGTTAGAAGAAATTGAAGATTCTGGTATGTTCGAAATTCTGGAATCTCAAAAACAGGAAGCAAATAACCAGTTCTTTAAATTCATTTCAAAGAATTACGAAGATTGGTTTCAGCAAGGTGGTGAGCCTCCAGTGATGTCTCATACGTTATTTAAGAAAAAGATTTTGCCAGAAATTAAACCTGGAGAACCAACGTTGCTGGTTGTGGTTGACAATTTAAGATATGACCAATGGAAGTCACTGGAACCAATTATAACGACACATTATAAGAAGGAGAAAGAAGATGCTTACTTCAGTATTTTGCCAACTGCAACACAATATGCCCGAAATGCGATTTTCTCTGGAATGATGCCAAGTGAAATGGAAAAACTTTTCCCAGAATACTGGAAGAACGATACTGAAGAAGGAGGTAAAAATTTACACGAATCTGATTTTCTAAGGGAACAGCTTAAGAGATTAGGAAAAGACCTGAGGTACGAATATCATAAAATCACAAGTCTCAAAGCGGGAAGAAAGCTGGCAGATAATTTTAAAAGTCAGAAATCCAACGATCTAACGGTAGTCGTTTACAATTTTGTAGACATGCTCTCTCACTCCAAGACTGAAATGGAAGTGATTAAGGAGCTGGCTTCTAATGATAAGTCTTACCGGAGCTTAACCCAGAGTTGGTTTAAAAACTCACCATTATTGGATATCATACAAAAAGCACAGCAACAAGGCTTTAAATTGATCATTACAACAGATCATGGAACGATCAACGTAAAAAATCCTTCTAAGGTCATTGGTGATAAGAACACCAGTTTAAATTTGAGATACAAAACAGGCAGAAGTCTGACTTACGAGAAGAAAGAGGTATTTGCTATAGAGAATCCTAAGTCGGTTCATCTACCAACCATTAATATGAGTAGTTCTTATATTTTCGCAAAGGAGGATTTATTCTTTGCGTATCCTAATAATTTCAACCATTACGTAAGTTATTATAGAAATACTTATCAGCATGGTGGTATTTCCTTAGAAGAAGTTGTAATCCCATTTGTAGTCCTGAACCCAAAATAA
- a CDS encoding HD domain-containing protein, with amino-acid sequence MASQTKLKILNDPIYGFITIPNERIFKIIEHPYFQRLRRISQMGLSYLVYPGAHHTRFHHALGCVHLMLKAVRILRIKGVEISEEEEEALLIAILMHDIGHGPFSHAMEHSLVEGVDHETISLLFMEQMNTEFNQSLTLAIQIFKGSYDRKFMNQLISSQMDMDRLDYLKRDSFYTGAVEGNINSERLITMLNVVNDELVVEEKGIYSVEKFLIGRRLMYWQVYLHKTSLVAEQLLIRVLKRAKELIGEGHQLHASGSLLYFLQNKVERHNFDQHTLEMFSRLDDNDVISAMKEWMYSDDFVLSNLCEMIINRKLLKSKIKKKRPSQEKLDQRKIALQKKYNISEKEASYFVFDGEIANLAYKREKDNINILHKNGKICDVVKVSDQFNLKALTNTVTKYYMCYPKVKD; translated from the coding sequence TTGGCTTCACAAACTAAACTCAAAATATTAAACGATCCAATTTACGGTTTTATTACCATTCCTAATGAACGGATCTTTAAGATTATCGAGCATCCTTACTTCCAGAGATTGCGTAGAATTTCCCAAATGGGTTTATCCTATCTGGTTTATCCAGGGGCACATCATACCAGGTTTCATCATGCTCTTGGTTGTGTGCACTTAATGTTGAAAGCAGTTAGAATACTCAGGATTAAAGGCGTAGAAATTTCAGAAGAGGAAGAAGAAGCTTTGCTTATTGCGATCTTGATGCATGATATTGGCCATGGTCCTTTTAGTCATGCGATGGAACACAGCCTGGTAGAAGGAGTAGATCATGAGACCATTTCACTGCTTTTCATGGAGCAAATGAATACTGAATTTAACCAAAGTTTAACTCTGGCAATTCAGATCTTTAAAGGAAGTTACGATCGCAAATTTATGAATCAGTTAATTAGTAGTCAGATGGATATGGATCGTCTTGATTATCTAAAACGCGATAGTTTCTATACCGGTGCCGTAGAAGGTAATATCAATAGTGAACGCCTTATTACCATGTTGAATGTGGTGAATGACGAACTGGTGGTTGAGGAGAAAGGTATATATTCTGTAGAGAAATTTTTGATAGGTAGACGCTTAATGTACTGGCAGGTATATTTGCATAAAACCAGCCTGGTGGCAGAGCAATTACTTATACGTGTTTTAAAGCGTGCAAAGGAATTGATAGGCGAGGGGCATCAATTACATGCAAGTGGTAGTCTATTGTATTTTCTTCAGAATAAAGTAGAAAGACATAATTTCGATCAGCATACCCTTGAGATGTTTTCGAGGCTTGATGATAATGATGTGATCTCTGCAATGAAGGAGTGGATGTATTCAGATGATTTTGTACTCAGCAATTTGTGCGAAATGATCATTAACAGGAAACTTCTGAAGAGTAAGATCAAAAAGAAACGACCTTCCCAGGAAAAGCTGGATCAGCGAAAAATAGCGCTTCAAAAGAAATATAATATTTCAGAAAAGGAAGCATCCTACTTTGTTTTTGATGGCGAAATCGCAAATCTTGCCTATAAACGAGAAAAGGATAATATCAATATTTTACATAAAAATGGTAAAATATGTGACGTAGTAAAGGTTTCAGACCAGTTTAATCTCAAAGCTCTTACAAATACTGTGACCAAATACTATATGTGTTATCCAAAAGTTAAAGATTAG
- the lpxD gene encoding UDP-3-O-(3-hydroxymyristoyl)glucosamine N-acyltransferase, with protein sequence MKFKAKQIAEILEGKVEGNPEAEVSELAKIEEGSEGSLTFLSNPKYNSFLYTTNASVTIVNENFEVEQPVNTTLIKVKDAYKAFSTLLEYYNQIKLNKSGIENPSFIAESATHGDGLYLGAFAYIGEQVKLGENVKIYPNAYIGDNVQIGDNTTIFAGVKIYSESIIGNDVTIHSGAVVGADGFGFSPGETGAYSKVPQIGNVIIEDHVDIGAGTTIDRATLGSTIIKKGVKLDNHIQIAHNVEIGENTAIAAQTGVAGSTKIGKNCLIGGQVGIAGHLTIGDRVKIQAQSGIGRDIKDDEMLQGSPAFGYGDYNKSYIHFKNLPKTMKLIHQLEKKINNG encoded by the coding sequence ATGAAATTTAAAGCAAAACAAATTGCCGAGATATTGGAAGGTAAGGTGGAGGGAAATCCTGAAGCCGAAGTTTCTGAACTTGCTAAAATAGAAGAGGGGAGTGAAGGCTCACTAACTTTTCTAAGTAATCCTAAATATAATAGCTTTTTATATACCACGAATGCGAGCGTTACGATCGTTAACGAAAACTTCGAGGTTGAGCAACCGGTAAACACTACATTAATAAAAGTAAAGGATGCCTACAAGGCTTTTTCAACTTTACTTGAATATTATAACCAGATCAAGCTAAATAAGTCAGGAATTGAGAATCCTAGTTTTATTGCTGAATCTGCTACTCATGGTGACGGACTGTATCTGGGCGCTTTTGCATATATAGGAGAACAGGTGAAACTGGGAGAAAATGTCAAGATCTATCCGAATGCTTACATAGGTGATAATGTGCAGATAGGTGATAACACAACTATTTTTGCAGGAGTGAAGATCTATTCTGAAAGTATCATAGGAAACGATGTAACTATTCACAGTGGCGCTGTAGTAGGTGCTGATGGTTTTGGATTTAGTCCGGGAGAAACTGGTGCTTACAGTAAGGTTCCGCAGATAGGGAATGTTATTATAGAGGATCATGTGGACATTGGTGCGGGAACGACTATAGATCGCGCAACCTTAGGTTCCACGATTATCAAAAAAGGTGTGAAACTGGATAATCATATACAAATCGCACATAATGTAGAAATAGGAGAGAATACTGCTATTGCTGCACAAACTGGTGTTGCCGGATCTACAAAGATTGGAAAGAACTGTCTTATTGGAGGACAGGTAGGAATCGCCGGGCATCTAACGATTGGAGACCGTGTGAAAATACAGGCGCAATCAGGTATAGGTAGAGACATCAAGGATGATGAGATGCTTCAGGGGTCGCCAGCGTTTGGTTATGGTGATTACAATAAGTCCTACATACATTTTAAAAACCTACCGAAAACAATGAAATTAATTCACCAACTGGAAAAAAAGATTAATAATGGCTAA
- a CDS encoding bifunctional UDP-3-O-[3-hydroxymyristoyl] N-acetylglucosamine deacetylase/3-hydroxyacyl-ACP dehydratase, protein MANKVSKQRTIREEISLEGVGLHTGKEVTLTFKPAPVNTGYVFRRADLEGSPEVEADVNYVVNTQRGTNLDKKGVTIQTSEHVLAACVGLEIDNLYIELNAPEPPIMDGSSKFFVEALEKAGTEEQEEDRDEFVVTDIICYRDDNGSEIILMPADEYQVTTMVDFGTKVLGTQNASIEHISEFKTEIADSRTFSFLHEIETLLEHGLIKGGDLNNAIVYVDKEISEDTLEKLRVAFDRDDISVKPNGILDNLTLHHPNEAARHKLLDVIGDVALAGTRIRGKIIATKPGHYINTEFAKKLAKVIKAEKRNNVPKIDLSQPPLMDVNDIMDTLPHRSPFLLVDKIYELTDTHVIGMKNVTMNEPFFVGHFPGKPVMPGVLQVEAMAQTGGILALKSVPDPENYLTFFMKIDNVKFKRQVVPGDTLIFKLELLAPIRRGICQMQGYAYVNGQLATEAILMAQIVKSK, encoded by the coding sequence ATGGCTAATAAGGTTTCAAAACAAAGAACCATAAGGGAAGAGATTTCTCTTGAAGGCGTTGGCCTGCATACTGGAAAAGAAGTAACGCTGACTTTTAAACCAGCGCCTGTAAATACGGGCTATGTATTTAGAAGAGCAGATCTTGAAGGATCTCCTGAAGTAGAGGCAGATGTAAATTACGTTGTAAATACTCAGCGTGGAACTAACCTCGATAAGAAAGGTGTTACGATCCAGACTTCGGAACATGTACTTGCTGCCTGTGTAGGTCTCGAAATAGATAACTTATATATTGAGCTGAATGCTCCGGAACCACCAATAATGGATGGTTCTTCCAAATTTTTCGTAGAAGCTTTAGAGAAAGCTGGTACTGAAGAACAGGAAGAAGATAGAGATGAATTCGTAGTGACCGATATTATTTGTTATCGTGATGATAATGGATCTGAAATCATCCTTATGCCTGCAGATGAATATCAGGTAACAACCATGGTCGATTTTGGAACCAAAGTACTGGGTACTCAGAATGCTTCCATAGAGCATATTTCAGAATTTAAGACTGAAATTGCCGATTCCAGAACATTTAGTTTTCTGCATGAAATTGAAACTTTACTGGAGCATGGCCTTATTAAAGGTGGCGATCTAAACAATGCGATCGTATATGTAGATAAAGAGATTAGTGAAGATACTCTTGAGAAGTTGAGAGTAGCTTTCGATAGAGATGATATTTCAGTAAAACCAAATGGGATTCTGGATAACTTAACATTACATCATCCAAATGAAGCAGCAAGACATAAACTACTGGACGTTATTGGGGATGTGGCTCTAGCAGGGACAAGGATTAGAGGTAAAATCATTGCCACAAAACCTGGTCATTATATCAATACTGAATTTGCTAAAAAATTAGCCAAGGTTATTAAAGCTGAAAAGCGTAATAATGTACCTAAAATCGATCTTTCTCAACCGCCACTTATGGATGTGAATGATATCATGGATACGTTGCCGCACAGATCACCGTTTCTATTAGTAGACAAGATTTATGAGCTGACAGATACTCACGTGATTGGGATGAAGAATGTGACGATGAACGAACCATTTTTTGTTGGTCACTTTCCTGGGAAACCAGTAATGCCTGGTGTGTTGCAGGTGGAAGCCATGGCTCAAACCGGTGGAATATTAGCTTTAAAGTCGGTTCCGGATCCTGAAAACTATCTAACTTTCTTTATGAAGATCGATAATGTGAAGTTCAAAAGACAGGTGGTGCCTGGGGATACTTTAATTTTTAAGCTGGAGTTACTGGCTCCTATACGTCGTGGAATTTGCCAGATGCAGGGTTATGCCTATGTAAACGGACAATTAGCGACTGAAGCCATCCTTATGGCACAAATTGTAAAATCAAAATAA